A window of the Brassica napus cultivar Da-Ae chromosome C5, Da-Ae, whole genome shotgun sequence genome harbors these coding sequences:
- the LOC106362486 gene encoding uncharacterized protein LOC106362486, whose amino-acid sequence METITKALESLKEWESAQPPTDKLQQRLPLPPQIKHQNPREIFCNTDASWKARNAGLAWIFTDGSNLELDRGSLFQSSVSSPCTAEALAIREALIDAASRQFSHICIRTDSQVLVQAISSRQNTSEL is encoded by the coding sequence ATGGAGACGATCACGAAAGCTCTCGAGTCTCTGAAAGAATGGGAGTCTGCTCAACCTCCTACAGATAAACTACAACAACGCCTCCCTCTGCCGCCTCAGATAAAGCATCAGAACCCTAGAGAGATCTTCTGCAACACCGATGCATCTTGGAAGGCGAGGAATGCGGGACTAGCGTGGATCTTCACCGATGGATCGAATCTCGAATTGGATCGCGGATCGTTGTTCCAATCTTCTGTCTCCTCTCCATGCACGGCGGAAGCGCTTGCAATCAGAGAAGCACTGATCGATGCGGCTTCTCGACAATTCTCCCACATCTGTATTCGAACAGATTCTCAAGTTCTTGTTCAAGCAATCTCATCTCGCCAGAATACGTCGGAACTCTAA